CGGCGAAGCCGCCGAGGGCGCGCTGCAGGTTGTGGCGAGTCTCGAGCTGATCCAGGCGTGCGCGCTGATCCACGACGACCTCATCGACTCCTCCGACTCGCGCCGCGGCAACCCGACCGTGCACGTCGCGTCGGCCAAGGTGCACGCCGACCACGGCTGGCTGGGTTCGCCGGCGACGTTCGGGCTGGCCACGGCGGTGCTCGTCGGCGACCTGGCGCTCGCGTGGGCCGACGACATGTTCGCCGAGGCCCCGCTGCCCGCGCAGACGCTGGCGAAGGCCCGCCCGGCCTGGCGCGCCATGCGCACGGAGGTGCTCGCCGGGCAGTACCTCGACGTCCGCACGCAGGCCGTCGGCGACGCGTCGCCCGAGGCCGCGCTGCGCATCGACCGGCTGAAGACCGCCGCGTACACCGTGCAGCGACCGCTGCACCTGGGCGCCGCGCTCGCCGGGGCCGACGACCGGCTCGTCGACACGCTGCTGGAGTTCGGCGGCGACGTCGGCGTGGCGTTCCAGCTGCGCGACGACCTGCTCGGCGTGTTCGGCGACCCGTCGGTGACCGGCAAGCCCGCGGGCGACGACCTGCGCGAGGGCAAGCGCACCCTGCTCGTGGCCCTGGGCCTGCGGCTGGCCGACGAACGCGGCGACCGCACCGCCGCCAAGGTGATCGCCGACGCCATCGGCAAGGCCGACCTGTCCGACACGGCCGTGGACGCCGTGCGCGAAGCCCTGACGAGCGTCGGCGCGGTCGGCGCCGTGGAGCACCGCATCGACGACCTCACCGCCTCTGCGATGGCCGCCCTCGAGCGCGCGCACCTGGCCGAGCCGGCTCCGGCCGCGCTGGCCGACCTCGTCGGCAAGGCGACGCGGCGGACCTCGTGACCAAAACCGTCTCCGGGCCCACCGACCACGTGGTGGTGGTCGGGGCGGGCCTGGCCGGCCTTTCGGCGTCGCTGCACCTGCTCGGCGCGGGCCGCCGCGTGACGCTGCTGGAGCAGGGCAAGGTGCCGGGCGGGCGCGCCGGGCAGCTGGACTTCGGCGCCAACGCCGTGGACACCGGCGCCAGCGTGCTGACCATGCCGGAGCTGGTGGACGAGGCCCTGCACGCCGTCGGCGAATCGCTGGCGGACACGCTGCCGCTCACGAAGCTCGACCCCGCCTACCACGCCCGCTTCGCCGACGGCAGCACGCTCGCGCTGCGCACCGACGGCGAAGCGATGGAGGCTGAGATCCGCGCGTTCGCGGGCGCGCGCGAGGCGGCCGGCTACCGCGCGTTGCGGCGGTGGCTCACCGACCTGTACGCGGCGCAGAAGGACCACTTCATCGGCGCCAACTTCGATTCACCGCTCGATCTGGCGCGCCCGGAGCTGGTGAAGCTCGCCGCGCTGGGCGGGTTCGGGCGCCTCGGCCCGAAAGTCGCGCGGTTCCTGCGCGACGAACGCGTGCGGCGGCTGTTCTCGTTCCAAGCGTTGTACGCGGGGCTGGACCCGGCGCGGGCGCTCGGCGCGTACGGCGTGATCGCCTACATGGACACCGTCGGCGGCGTCTACTACCCGCGCGGCGGCATGGGCGCGGTTGCGCGCGCGATGGCCGCGGCCGCCGCGAAAGCGGGCGCCGACTTGTGCTTCGGCACCGAAGCCGCGTGGCTGGAGCGGGTGTCGTCGCGGGTGCGGGCCGTCCGGACCCGCTCGGGCGAGCGGATCGAGTGCGACGCGGTGGTGCTCGCCACCGAGCTCGGCACCGCGTACCGACTGCTGGGCGCCCGGCCCAGCCGCGTGCTTCCGTTGCGCTACTCGCCTTCGGCCGTGGTCCTGCACGGGCGCGCGAAGCGGTCGTGGCCGCAGCTGGGACACCACACGATCTTCTTCGGCCGTGCCTGGGACCGGACGTTCGCCGAGATCGTGCGCGAAGGCCGGCTGATGAGCGATCCGTCGCTGCTCGTCACGCGCCCCACCGCGACGGA
The sequence above is a segment of the Amycolatopsis sp. 2-15 genome. Coding sequences within it:
- a CDS encoding polyprenyl synthetase family protein; translated protein: MDVPGFDDDLPAHVERALTAFLGRAGDEIVRTEPSVAAGIDVLSGFVLCGGKRIRPTFAWWGWRGAGGAASGEAAEGALQVVASLELIQACALIHDDLIDSSDSRRGNPTVHVASAKVHADHGWLGSPATFGLATAVLVGDLALAWADDMFAEAPLPAQTLAKARPAWRAMRTEVLAGQYLDVRTQAVGDASPEAALRIDRLKTAAYTVQRPLHLGAALAGADDRLVDTLLEFGGDVGVAFQLRDDLLGVFGDPSVTGKPAGDDLREGKRTLLVALGLRLADERGDRTAAKVIADAIGKADLSDTAVDAVREALTSVGAVGAVEHRIDDLTASAMAALERAHLAEPAPAALADLVGKATRRTS
- the crtI gene encoding phytoene desaturase family protein; the encoded protein is MTKTVSGPTDHVVVVGAGLAGLSASLHLLGAGRRVTLLEQGKVPGGRAGQLDFGANAVDTGASVLTMPELVDEALHAVGESLADTLPLTKLDPAYHARFADGSTLALRTDGEAMEAEIRAFAGAREAAGYRALRRWLTDLYAAQKDHFIGANFDSPLDLARPELVKLAALGGFGRLGPKVARFLRDERVRRLFSFQALYAGLDPARALGAYGVIAYMDTVGGVYYPRGGMGAVARAMAAAAAKAGADLCFGTEAAWLERVSSRVRAVRTRSGERIECDAVVLATELGTAYRLLGARPSRVLPLRYSPSAVVLHGRAKRSWPQLGHHTIFFGRAWDRTFAEIVREGRLMSDPSLLVTRPTATEPGLAGDGGEIVSVLAPAPNLRRGRIDWPRVGPAYRAELLRTLESRGLTGFGDEFIVDEVVTPADWAARGLSAGTPFSLAHTFTQTGPFRPANLVRAAGNVVLAGCGTTPGVGIPPVLISGRLAAERITGR